DNA from Ananas comosus cultivar F153 linkage group 12, ASM154086v1, whole genome shotgun sequence:
CCCTATTATAGGccatttttaaattaattgctcaacttttattttgtttcggTAAAAACGTtcagaacttatctgaattacaaactattttaatttaattattcaatcttttaaaatttaattttactgaccaaacttttgatttgttagatttgagttagtcaacgtCGCTTCGACTTCAATatgtaaattaattatgttttaataaatttataattgtgagaattatatgaaatatattcaCAAAAGCTGTAAAGATAAGctacgcattcaaattttgaaattacatATATAACAAATAACTTACTTCTTTTAACTTttgattcaaaaaaattaagtgaattttaataaattaaattaaaatttaaattaatattattatctaatctattaaatttaacaaaattctaattattttataggcaataaattaaaaataattaataataataaatagttaacaGAGTCATGAGCTGAGAAAACAAATCAGCCTAAGTCAGAAATTTAGAATATGTGAAtgaaagaataagaaaattGAGAAGCCTATTTGAAAAATGGGCTCTAGTTAATGAGACTAATTcatacttttcttctttttttttttttttttttacttacataaatttattaaatagaatAAACAGAAAATGACatgaacataattttttttaggataaacttcagataccactcctgtggtttcgcactttctcattttagtaccctgtaatttaaaatgtatcaagttagtgtcatgtggttccATTTTTATGTTTTCGTCAgttcttcgttaatatttcgttaaattatataaaaaaagcttcagatactctacctaggtttatcaaatattcactttagtattctttaattttaactttgtcactgatttaacgaaaaaatttagtagaatcgataataaaaatataaaaataaaatcacaggatactaaattgatatactttaaaccacagagtattaaagtgaaaaagtgtgaaaccatataggtggtatttgaagtttattattattttttttttatatatagtttactCATATATGATTACTCACCTACCAGTTAGTGCacttaaggttttttttttttttttttaaagaaaatttgtgATATTATCGAAAGTTGCAGCTAAGTAGGCTAGAGCTAGGTGgttgaaaaaaattgaatttaaaaaaaaaaaatgtgcggtGAATGTGATGGCTTGGTGCACCTGGTTCATTACGTGGTGCGCCCGGTTCACTTAACAGTTTCTTCTTGTAACGCTGAGGCATATTATATGATCACCATAATGATCATCAatctacctttttttttcattaggtCATTAATCTAATTATTGAAGCCTTTTGCTGattgatataattttttggtCAAAGTAAGATGGTAAGTTTGCTTGTAAAAGATGTCACGCCACATAAATGcacaaaagaatatataaataattatttattgtattgattaattttatttacttttttatatttttagcgtcttattttattttttcatttcttcttttatgttaaatataaaaatatttaaaatcgctatcttttaatttaaatttttagagtacaataattattttacgtAGTATTAGAgtagaaaattttgagtttgagttACGGCAAACTCCTTAATGCTTCCGACCAAGAAAACGAATTAttcaaaaaacataaaattttgttaacaaagaataaaaaaataaacttttaaaacaATTTTACTAAGAGAGAGAATCAAAATTCTTATTTATTACCAGCAATGTTATTTTTGCTACTACACAGTATATATGGAAGAATCTATGTTATGCTATACTTTATTAACTTGTTACTTCTCACCATTATTCGCAATCATTGTCGATCACCATTGTTGCTGCTATATTGTTACTTGATGCTCTCCTCAGTAGTATCGTTGTTATCGCCGCTGCAAACGTTACTGCTAGTGGTATCACTAGTACCAGATACTACTATACTGCGTAACTCGTCGGCGAAATTTTGAATGTTCCGATCGGACGACCCGCCCTCCGCGACGgcagctgccgccgcctccttccACTTGGCGGCCCGCGCCCTCATCCCCTCCGCCTCCGGCCGCCGCACCCCGACTCCGTAAACGTCCACCAGAAACTTGGCGTTCGTGACCTGATCCCCCCACTGCGGGAACGCGATCACCGGCAGCCCTGCCGACAGTGCCTCCAGCGTCGAGTTCCACCCGCAGTGCGTCAGGAAGCACCCGACGGCCGGGTGGCTCAGCACGCGGTCCTGCGGACTCCACCCGACCACGAACCCTCGACGTCCCACATCCCCCTCGGTTGTTGTCAAACCTTCCAGAAAGTCCTCCGGCAGCAAGCCGCGGCTCTCCTGCCGGACGACCCACAGAAACGGCCGGCCGGAGTCCCGCAATCCCCAGGCCATCTCTGCCATCTCGTCGGCCGTCAGCACGACGACGCTGCCCACCGAGACGTACGCGACAGACTGCCTTTCCTGCGCGTCGAGCCACGACATGCAGTCGTCGGCGGGCGTTAAGAGGTCCCCGCGGAAGGGGTCGGTGAGCGGGCCGACGGGGGTGAGGGGGCGGAGGGAGGAGAAGGCTGCGATAGCGTCGTGCTCGAGCTCGTTGAAGGAGTTGGCGAGCAGCCAGCGGGCCTTCCCGAGGTTGCCGAAGCTGGCGAGGATGGTGTCGGCGAGGAGTTTGTAGGGGTTGGAAGGGTGGAGGAAGGAGGGGACGTCGGCGGCGGAGAGCGGCGGGAGGCCGGGGAGGGAGACGGGGGGGTCGGAGTCGGAGAGAGGGAAGGCTGCCAGGCGGTGGTGGTAGTGGTAGTAGGCCGAGAAGACCGCGCACGACTGCACCCAGAGGACGGCCGCAGGGATGCCGAGACCTTCCGCGACGTCGAGCGCCCACGGCAGGAACGGGCTGCCGACGACGCAGGTGACGGGGACGGTCTGGCGGCGGAGGAGCGCGGCCAGGGAGGGAGGGCCGGCGGACGCGAGGTGGCGCATGAGGTCGTCGAGTGCTGCCAGCGGGCCGGACGGCTGGTCGGAGAGGAAGTCGAAGCGGAAGTTCGGAAGGGGAGAAacatcggaggaggaggagaggaggcggGCGCCGATGTCGGAGGTGGAGGTGAAGGTGACGAGCAGGCCCTTCGCCGCCAGGCGCCGCGCCAGGCGGAGCACCGGGTTCACGTGGCCCTGCCCCGGGAATGCGATCAGAAGCACATGCGGCGAAGTCGCCGCAGCAgcagacgacgacgacgacgacgacgacaaagaGTCTTCTCCCATATTATATATGCTCGTTAAAATTAGAGTAGAGTGCAGCGAAAATTTACAAACTAAATACGTAGTAGGTCTGTGGGCGTGGTAGAGACGGGGGCAATATAAATGAGAGGGGCGATGTAGTAGGTGTGTGGGTGTGGTAGAGATGCGGGCAATATAAATGAGAGGGACGCTGGGGAAAGTGCGTTCGGGCTGAGGGAAATGGATAGGATTGTTAATGAccaagcagttttttttttttaattttttccttttgtcttCTGTGAAAGGCAATGATGTATGCAGTGTTTTATTTGcaataacttttatatatatgtatatatatatattatttttttttttgttatatagtatattatatagagctagctgactatatatctatatccgaGCTCCGGTATACGATTATAGTATTTGGTTTTCGATCTGGTGGAGGCGTTcagaatcaacgatccacacgtTAAAAACTGGGAGTGCGGGTAGGGGTATTTGAAAGTTCcagaaataaaatttaggtAGTAGTTTTTCAGCATAGTTTTACTTTTGAGAGTcgaaactatttcaaaattatgcGAGTGAATGGGTGGTGGTAGGGTGATGAGTTTGGAGGGTTTACGGGGTAGAAGATATCTAATTTCTTCGAACTTTGGGATAGAAAGATGTATTTTAAACGGTTGGTGAGTGAGGATGTCAAGGTGTGACATTCGTGGACGTTGGAGATTTAAAGTGCGGTGAGGTAGTGCAGAGAGTGTAGGGAAGATTACTTTAATTTCACCGGCCATTTGATATAAGTTGATTTACTACATAAACGagtatcgaaaaaaactaaaaatttttattcctagaaattcatataccctagatcatatttaacggtgtgggaTCGTTGATGTTGACGCGTAAGATCGGAAAACGAAACGACTATtgagtaccggagctcggtactatagatagtataggtaACCGaattatattatagtatatatatatatatcatagtatatgatttatatagtattatatatagtatataatatatatatataataggtatATATTATATCAATATAGTCCGCTATGGTGCGTTGTAAAAGCCCCAGCACttgtgcttgtaagtttctTTACCGTTAAGATCTACTTCTCggaatcattttcaaccattaaattAAGATTGATACTATTCAGCACACCCACTCTACTCAACCCTGGACGGGGGGCCCACATCTCCTCACCGCATATGCTCTTAAATCCAATTGGATAAAAATCTACAAcgaccaataacttggtactttaaaGTATGGAGCTGCATTtagtatacatatataggtGCGGCTCTATACTCTTGaatgagtatagagcctcttgtactatagtttttttaccttttatttttctttactccctttttttttaattttttcccaattttttacgttttatattatactatcaaccaaactcaccaactcaaccCTTAGGTCTCACTATATACTTAACCGAATCACTCTCATTCTAATctgcacattttttcatcctaACTtcctaaattatattattacaatattatCTCTAATactcatatattatattatccccatcctaatatattatatacatatatataatatatgttaatagtatttatataatatattattattatatatatatgtagtgtgGTGTGTGTTGTGAGTATGTTGTGTGAGTAGGGTTAGGGTTGTGTTATAtggaattttattattgtgtgTGTTTTGTTGTAAGGTGGGTCATGCTGTCTTGTTCTGTCTGAGTAGGTTTGCTGAGGAGGTGCGTTTAAGTGTTGATTCTTTTGTGGTTATCTTAGAGTATGcttgttgtgtgtgtgtgttgtctAGTGTGTTGAACGTGTGGACTGTGACTAACGGGTACCGCCATGCTTCAGCCAGGGTGTGGGAGTACATCTCGAGGTCCGCGAGTGATCTCGTCGAGTTCATGTTATGTTGTGAGGCCCTCGCGGGGGCGGGTAGAGGTAGTTTTTTTAGGTGATGGTGGTCTTGAGGACGGGGTGGTGTGAGGGGGTGGTGGGTGTTAGGTGATATTGTGGGGGggttagtatatatatatatataaaatcaaaaacACCACATTAAAGAACTATATACAATAATCAAAAACACCACATTAAAGAACTAatatagttttctttttaaaaaatttgggaaatttcaaataccatccgtaattttacatttactcactttagtatcttataatttacagtatatcaatttaatattctgtggttttatttttctctttttattatcaatttcactattttttttgttaaatgagtgacaaagttaaaactaaaaggtactaaagtgaatattcgataaatttaagtggaatatctgaagttttttatatataatttgataaaatattaacaaatgagctgacgaaaaaaaaaaaaatgaaaccacgggacactaacttgatacattttaaactaaaggatactaaaataagaaactGCGAAACCAAAAGAGTGGAATTTGATGTTTACCCTATggatgcgtttggttcgcattataaaagattactaggaatgaaaagatgtccgagaattttattcctattcattctattactaagaatgtgaaattcctgtatttggttcgcacggtcatattatttagccatattatttatggttacaaaaaatatactatttatttatttatttaattaattaattttagataatgctatcaaaaatttcagcatctttttttaaaaaaatgagagagagtataggttagagagagcataattaaaaaaatacaaagagaaatagagtcgaaattagagggagtgagagagttgagattttagaaaaagaggaagagagaaagcttagtttagagagagaaaaatagttgaattttagagagaaagataagtttagagagagatatgagattagagtgtaaagaaaaataataccaattagccggcggatagggagaaagaaagagattagacatattatgattatttcaatccattaatatgaggatacccatcctctctcaaaggaatgagattagtactttaggATGaattttattcccaaataaatctaatattaccaattaGATTACTTAGTACCTTTAgtcaaacaccgtcatatttttttatttctattggattattaaaaatctttaaaagatagcgcgaaccaaacgcactctATAAATTTTGTATGAGTTACGTTTGTATATACTAACTGATATTAAATACTGTATATTAAATACTGTATATAATAGTTAGTTGTTGTTGTCTAAGTAAAGCGATAAAgcaatttaaaaaagaaaaaaacacctTGGAatctacaaattttatttgaatttttataaaaataatatcaaaaactGTCCTgattattaattagaaaaagGGCATTGAAAAAAGTGGatggatatattattatttgattttaaatatgAGTTTATTACTGATCTAATGCTAGCTACCTTCCTagcgaaaaattctagaatgcaacgggtatattagtgacgtggcgtaacaaatcaatcaaattaattcttttaagaatatatgtcccatcatgattgtaaaaaaatatttttattatacttttgtttggaAAAAAAGAATATGGTTGACTTATTATTAATGACGttgtgcaagtgtgatagtgtagaattcctccttccAGGTTTACCGAAACTGAACAGAGCCGTGTCATGGAGGGCAAGAATATTTTATTGGAAAAAATGTACAATCTGCAAACGTCCGGACACAGCTGATCCGTGCACAAATGGGTCTGTGGTTTCGAGAAGCGAAAAACGTGGGGCGGGGAAAAGCACTCACAGGAATATACTGTTTGTCTACTCTGAATAACATTTTTCCATTTTGGACTCTCAATTAGCACGtatctatttactatatactaaagtaaaattttttaaataatactatcacgtgactttttatatatttatcatatatcaaactcaaatataaaatagcaattttattagaaaatactattaaatcaaattaaatcaaattatagtaattaacaaattataccaattaaatataatcatatatacaattaggaaacactattaaatcaaattaaatcaaattataccaattaaatataattatatagagcagggctgctgtgctcttaggagcacataggcctccgtgctcctgagctattttcgatgatgaaattttcgaatcgacgatcggctccgttagacttgatctagcacatttgaagtttctagaaaataatttttgcgattttttgatatcatttacctagtgatcgaaaggattcaaaatccatagtttttaatgattgatatctgccgttttcaagtttaacggtgtagaagtattcaaattagatgaaattttgatacaaaattctttatactatctacaacaagatcaatatttctgatcgaaaattgtagtgctatatcaccactttttataggatttttattttcagccgttaaaaattattgattttgaatcctttcgattgcaaggtaaataatatcgaaaaatcgcaaaaattattttctagaaacttcaaatacactagatcaagtttaacggagccggtcgtcgattcggaaactccatcatcgaaaacggctcaggagcatggaggcctccgtgcttcttagagcacagcagccctgctctaattatatatacaattagaaaacactattaaatcaaattaaatcaaattatatcaattaaatataattatatatataattagaaaatactattaaatcaaattaaatcaaattataccaattaaattaAGTGTCTATTAAAAGAATTACGATTCTCATCTCTTTTTAGAGGATGCACTGTTTTTGGGAACCCATTGTTGTGCCATAAGTCAAGTTTTTGCTATCTTCAACAAGAAGTACTGCATGAAATTTCTTTTCGAGTTTTTTTTCATTGTTTCTTAATATTCTCTATGTGCCATGCacctaattataaatattgcatATCACTTCTCTACTATCActttttctgtaattttcacTTCGTTTTAATAATATTCGGTACATTTCAGTTAAGTGGCTATTGAGCAGTTTTTCTTAATTCTTAGATGTTGATGCTTGAAAATAGAACATAttgttttcattttattatttaaatacgaaacaagtattaattttttttttttctggatgTCTTATTGTTCTCAGGATATGTCACTTGAGTTTGATTTTATAAGTGACATCACTCCTCTTGGAGACAAATGGAAGATCAAAGTTAGAGTGATTTGTCTGTATACTATGCCTGAATTTCATCGTCCAGTGATGGTGAATAGTCTAGACTTAGTTCTTTCTGATCAAAATGTAAGATACGACTGTTATTGAAGCAGGTACTTTCATCTTCatgcaacaaagtttttttttccttcatattttcttgaagaccaacatctatatatatttgaatcttGGAAGTTGGTATGTCTCTCATATACGTAtgcttactctaatttgtgtcaaacatgaaagtttagttgatctgattatatgattaaatattaatgtcatttgtaatttttcacaTCAATTTGAGTTCTCATTTTGTTTTGTACATCAAtatgaaaatgtaaattattttgtacaccaattcatagataatagaacagggttgaattttttatctttacctGAGTATTTATTTTGATccataattttgtttttctagcttttatactttaatatgtactataattaagattgatagtatatttctttatttgttaaaaaaatataatattaattataatgtttttcttttatcatcacataataacttttgttattttatattagggttatttgcatacacgtcgctgcaaacatagtaaattgtagaaatattcctgcaaaacgaaaatttcataagttgtccctacaaaaatcATAAGTTATGCAGATTTGTCTCTGCTGTTAGAGTCTGTTAgagaaatttagttaaccacagttaaactACTTAACCACGACTAGTTAATAGTGTGAATTTACGGTTCTACCCTTCTTCCTCATCGttctcttccttttccctcttcttcatcgccggcgacgagatgcggcgacggcggcgacgtcggcgaaccctctccctcttcctcttccctcttcttcttcctctccctcttcctctttcctcttccttttccccttccttcttcctctccctcttcctcttccctcttcttcgtcgccggcgagggagaagatgcggcggcggcggcggcggcgaaccctctccctcttcctcttcctcttcctctccctctttctcttcgcccttcttcttcctctccttttttctcttccctcttcctcatcgccggcgagggaggaggtGATTCGGCGAAGGCTGTGGCGGGggcaaaccctctccctcttcctcttcctcttcctcttccctcttcctttccttcttcctcttcccacttcttcttcctctccctctttctcttccttcctCTTTGTCGCTGGCGAACCCGACCCCGCGTCGCCGCCGTTGTCCGCTCTGacggcccgaagaggaagagaaagagaaggggaagaggatacttttggagggatatatttgtgagggcaaaacaGTCTTTCACaagaaaactattaaaaaataaacagttcactAACGGAATTTAACGaaagggacatatctgcataacttaggacttttgcagggacaacttatggaatttCTGTTTTGTAGAGATATttctgtaattcactatatttgcagggacatgtatgcaaataaccctttatattattatgttagtcgtgcatcgcacgggtcaaATACTAGTggattataattattatagcttatatatagaattatgctcatatattatcgatagtatcaatcGCTTGATGTTATCAATTTTTCAACCGTTGAATAAAAGAATGTTctgattaggatgatagtggtctcttaGAGTTGattgggtggttggttgaatagtataatttaacggataaaaatgaccAAAGAGTAGATATAGCgccagaaaactcgatagtaccaaaaactttgtactatcgatagtataatagccggactctctctctctctctatatatagagagaaagagagagagaaagttgagttggaatactattaatagtattttagctcttttgctatcaattttctagccgttagatctacactttaataaattccacccgttagatcatactattcaaccaaccacccaatCAACCCTAGAacatcactatcatcctaagcCTATAATTATTGATCCAAGGTTAAAAACTATATAGTAAAAGAGCTCAAATacattaatagtattccagtccaattatatacatatctatatagagctagtctcctatactatctaaaGTAGCGGAGCTtcagtactatagtctcgttttcgatcttagggtgttcaaatcaacgatccacatcgttaaaactgatctagtgtatttaaagtctttagaaataaaattttatattttttcgacatagtttactttatgatcaaaccatttcaaaattgtcaattttcaatggctattatggcgagtttggagtttaacggcatagaagaatctaaatttcttcaaattttgataaaaatactttaaactatctagattaaggttaacattcttgatcttgaatttaaaaatcctatactcaaattttaaagattattcaattttcgctatccattttgacataatttatttactaagtaaacgatgtcgaaaaaaactaaaattttatttctaagaacttcatatactctagatcatatttaacagtgtggatcattaatttgaacacccaaagatcgaaaacaagactatagtaccggagctccggtactatagatagtataatagcctaattctatatatatatatatatatatatatagagagagagagagagagagagagagagagagtccggctactatcgatatactatcgatagtaccaaattcttagtactattgagttttctgctgttacatctaccttttgattatttccatccggtaaattatactattcaaccaaccaatcactcaacctaggggaccactatcgatattatagtagtataattctatatataaatatatatagagagagagaaagagagttcgATTataatgcttttaaaagcagcAAGTACttagtacttgtaaattttctaCCATTAAATCTATTCTTTTaccattttcacctgttagatcatactattcaaccaaccacccactcatcCCTAaaggaccactattatcctaaccgcacttcccttcatccaagggcagAAGATGTAATGGTACAAAGAGTttggtgttattaatagtatagtaacctaattctatatatatataaaaaatcataTGGAACAATGACCCGAAAATGTTATTGAGTCAAGGCTCGCTAGCTCTACCAATGAGTCAACCACTTGTTAAACCAATGACATCATCATGatgttataaatattttaataattatttttaattttgttatatataagataatacatatattattattttagcttCATAAAATATTGATTTCTAGACCAAATTAAATGGGTAtaagttttttaatttcaatttttataaaaccTATATATgctaaaagaaaatgaaattagtTAAGTTGAATTTAAGCGGTtggattttaatatgacttaattaaaaaattctgGCCGGTTTAATTAAAACCAAATCCATTCACATGTATCGTCTGTTCGAACAGTTCAAAGCAATTTTTTTGGCTTATAGATTGGATCATAATCAAACCGTTCGAACCAATCAGTTCAacctaattttaaattatcgGTAAAAATAGTAGTAGCTGCCGACAGGAGAAGTTATTAGAATAATACACATCTATTACACCAAAACTCTATCTTTCTCTAACCTGTCGATATCAAAGTATGAGGAAGTCCACTGT
Protein-coding regions in this window:
- the LOC109718985 gene encoding cinnamate beta-D-glucosyltransferase-like, coding for MGEDSLSSSSSSSSAAAATSPHVLLIAFPGQGHVNPVLRLARRLAAKGLLVTFTSTSDIGARLLSSSSDVSPLPNFRFDFLSDQPSGPLAALDDLMRHLASAGPPSLAALLRRQTVPVTCVVGSPFLPWALDVAEGLGIPAAVLWVQSCAVFSAYYHYHHRLAAFPLSDSDPPVSLPGLPPLSAADVPSFLHPSNPYKLLADTILASFGNLGKARWLLANSFNELEHDAIAAFSSLRPLTPVGPLTDPFRGDLLTPADDCMSWLDAQERQSVAYVSVGSVVVLTADEMAEMAWGLRDSGRPFLWVVRQESRGLLPEDFLEGLTTTEGDVGRRGFVVGWSPQDRVLSHPAVGCFLTHCGWNSTLEALSAGLPVIAFPQWGDQVTNAKFLVDVYGVGVRRPEAEGMRARAAKWKEAAAAAVAEGGSSDRNIQNFADELRSIVVSGTSDTTSSNVCSGDNNDTTEESIK